The genomic segment TATGCAACATACAACACTGCTGAAGTGTACAAAACATATAATGCAGTATTTATTAGAAATATGAAAACCTTGCATCAATGCATTACCAAGCAATACAGAACATTACACTTATTCGTTTCACATTAATGCTAATAGATCTTTCATACAAATTGCTTTTTGGTAAAATATATGTACTAGGTAAAACCTATAACAGGAACTATGATTCTGttaagaagacaaagacaaaacttGTGATAATTACATGAGCTTTTAGTAATCAATATCAAGAATTGAATTAATTTAACTTGAACACACGAGTTGTACTCAATTAGAAAAGAGCTGTTTTGTGTTTTCATCACATTCACTGAATTCTTTTGTTCATGGGAGCTTACTTTCCTGCAAATCTATTAGATGGTGACAATTAAGGTTTACATCGAGTTCTTTCAATTGGTATACCATGCTTTAATTTCTTAAACAAACTGcgattcttttcttgtttctcaatATACCTACGCAATGCAACTGTAAAAACGAAATTGGTATTAATCCTTATATCGACGGAAATGCCCCCACAAATGATATTTCGGTAGACAAAAATACAGGTACGGCTCTTCCAAAGTTCAATTAACTGTGACCAAACCACCCTAACTTTCCGCCATTAGGAGTATAATCATGCCAGATGTCCTTGCAAATTTCCCATTTCCATTCTGTGACTTAAGCACTATAACATAATTAAGTACTTCATCTCACAGTTCACAGTGCGTAAACCAAGCAAGCTAATGATGGTCCAAAAATGAGCCAGAAAGTTGAAGTGATCATGTGACCACTGTCGCTGACAACGTTGCAATACGACCAGTTGCAAGAGCACACGTGTCGAGTGAGCACAATCGTCTTGTAGGTTTCGCAGGAGTTCGTTATGATTGTGCTGTTTGTTGCACAGTTACGATGGAAGCTTTCGAGTTCACctgtcaaaagaaataaaatattagaaaacatgagtacatatatatctttagatgTAAGGCCTAAAGTCATGCACGTGcggatgtaaatataaatgtactacgcgcatacacataaatatcttcTTTGTGATACTGCAATCAAAGTTAAAAACTAAGCTATTAAGGTTAATGGTTATATGTTCTCTAATTATTCTTACACTAGGATTCGTAAGGCAGTGAGCCAAAGTGAAGGTTCGGCAGGGAAGGAGACTGCATGTGGCCGCAACTTTTGAGATACTCCTTTGTCGGGCACTtctgatgtgtgagtgtgtgtgtgtggggggggggggcgttggcgcgggcgcgcgggcgtgcgggcgtgcgtgtgcgtgtgtgtacgcgcgcgagCGTACAGGTGGAGGATAGGGGCGGTTTTCCAAAAGTACCAATATGCAGGAGCTCTGTGCTATCGTTGCTCGGAGACTCCTTTGTAATATGATCACAAATTTCATCCGAACACAAGGCGGGTGTAACTAAAGTCCTTACTGCAATAATGCAATTAAGAGCAAAGTGAAGTATATGCGCACAGAAGCCTCCGGGTATTTTACTGAAGTCTACGTCATCTCAATGGCAAGCTTTTTACCTACTGCCCACAGCAGCACTAACACAGCTGCACGATGCTATCACACACATGCAGTAGAGCTGTCAACACAACATACGTAAATAGCCATTACCAGGAATCGCTTACCATTGAGATCAAAAACAGCTACAGATTCGCAACCGATGGCGCAGGTGCGAGTGTCCGTCAGGTCCTCCGTGAAGTTGGCGTCCGTGCAGCCGTCCATGCGGGAGCTGTTGCCACGGGGCGAGTAGCTGCACAGAAAGCACTCCAGCCCATGTCCTGCAAGAGAATTGGCGCATGAAACATTCTGCCAACTGGGTTTGTACGCATCGGGGGTCAGTTAAAATGGCCAACTGGAATACGTTACTTTCTTTCTCAATGGATATAGCTTTTTATGTCTGGTTCACAGAAATTGAGTTGATGGCGTCGATCTCTACATACTTCCTACCGCCAGTTCATTATACATAGATTCAGAGGCAACTGGTTTTCTTGTAGATTTATCTCAATCATTTACCCATATAATTCATAAGATTTGAGCGATGTTAGTGCAGCACTTTAAAATACGACTTAAGATATTAAGTAAACAAACATCAAATGCCTTCAATTTACCTTTCTGCATTCAAGTCACAGGaaaataaccctttcaaaatataATGCTAATCAGACTGAAATGttcaaaagaaatggaaatgaaaaaatgcATTTCTAAACCATGACTAGAGACACTACATTCTAAACAGCATAGGCCTACATGTGGTTCCTTTATGgacatatgtgcatacaaataaacaaaaatacaaaatatatcatatacatgtgtgtgtatgtatatatatatatatatatatatatatatatatatatatatatatatatatatatatatatatgtgtgtgtgtgtgtgtgtgtgtgtgtgtgtgtgtgtgtgtgtgtgtgtgtgtgtgtgtgtgtgtgtgtgcgtgtgtgcgtgtgcgtgtgcgtgtgtgtgtgtgtgtgtgtgtgtgtgtgtgtgtgtgtgtgtgtgtgtgtgtgtgtgtgtgtgtttttatgtgtgtgtgtgtgtgtttttatgtgtgtgtgtgtttttatgtgtgtgtgcgtgtgcgtgtgcgtgtgcgtgtgcgtgtgcgtgtgtgtgtgtgtgtatatatatatatatatatatatatatatatatatatatatatatatacataatacacacatttacatatatacatatacatacacacacacatacacactaatatatgtgtatatgtgtgcatatatatatgtatatgtataaatgcatttgCGTATTCATACATCACCCGCTTCAAGCAGCATTTCCCTTCAAAAATATCCAACTGATTTTGGAATTTATAGACGCGCGCGCTGAGCTCTGGGAGCGGAGGGCGGCGTCATGCACTCAGGGTTAaccaaatggaaatggaaatattttaatattattactgtaacATTAAATGAATGTGCTGagtcattatgataatgcagAATTAAGCCGAGATGACCTGACATGATGCAAGCGAGGAGAAGCGACTTCGTATGctctcaccattttttttttttttttcaaaagcaaTGTCAGTATATAATACATTCATCCGCTGCTCAAAGTGAAATTTGCGAGCACTAATTACCAACCCTGTACGCTGAAGGTATAAATTATTCTCGCACGCAGTAAATGCACGTTATTccaatgttaaaatcatactTTGAATTCTTTTGCGCTCCATTTTAATTTCCAAATATGGACTGAACCAATTACCCAGACATAAAAGCAAATTAAACAAGGCATTCTCACTCCCAACAAAATATTATATAGTAAGTATAAGGCAAATAATAGTTTTAAGTTGAGTAAGTTGAATAGTAGATACATGGgcatgtaattgttattatagtgaCACAATCTATTGATGATTAAGATGTAAGTACAGTGATGACATGACTTACACTCTTTTAACTAGCGAAAATTATATCTTATTCAGCATGAACATAAGTCTCGAGAACTTGCTTCCACTGTTCATTTCAATCCAACCGCGCCTCTCCATTTCAGAAATCTACTTTTTTTCTACCCCTAAAAGTTTCCAGAATCTACCATCTACTCACACCCCCATAAAAAAAATTGATCCACGCCCATTAACCCAAAACGTAGCCAAAAAGTCGACTCACCCACAAAGCCACAAAGCTACGCCCACTttacgccccccttcccccccccccccctggatcaACGCCAAAATCTAGTCagtcagtccccctccccccacccattagGACCCCGCCCATAAAATTCCCTCACAATTAGTCAGAAAGTTTTCGCATAATCCTGCAGAGGTGACAAAGCTTATCCAATTAACCCTTCTATTTAATGTTGCCAATAGCGGTACTATTATGC from the Penaeus vannamei isolate JL-2024 chromosome 33, ASM4276789v1, whole genome shotgun sequence genome contains:
- the LOC113821260 gene encoding uncharacterized protein — protein: MALATRIYFLALVTVFIIVFCAAPGHGLECFLCSYSPRGNSSRMDGCTDANFTEDLTDTRTCAIGCESVAVFDLNGELESFHRNCATNSTIITNSCETYKTIVLTRHVCSCNWSYCNVVSDSGHMITSTFWLIFGPSLACLVYAL